In a single window of the Blastopirellula retiformator genome:
- the nuoK gene encoding NADH-quinone oxidoreductase subunit NuoK produces the protein MDFLTEPVGLSHFLAVGAFLFAIGAVCMATKRNTLGVLMGVELILNGANVNFVAFASPYFREENLGLEGSLLALFVIVLAAAEAAVALAIALNYYNNHSTIDVDKANELKG, from the coding sequence ATGGACTTTTTGACGGAGCCGGTGGGGCTTTCCCACTTCCTGGCGGTTGGCGCGTTCCTATTTGCGATCGGCGCCGTCTGTATGGCGACGAAACGGAATACGCTGGGCGTGCTGATGGGCGTTGAGCTGATCCTCAATGGCGCCAACGTCAACTTCGTGGCGTTCGCTAGTCCGTACTTCCGTGAGGAGAATCTGGGTCTGGAAGGAAGTCTGCTGGCGCTGTTCGTCATCGTGTTGGCGGCGGCTGAAGCGGCGGTCGCATTGGCGATCGCGCTGAACTATTACAACAACCATTCCACCATCGACGTCGACAAGGCGAACGAGTTGAAGGGCTGA
- a CDS encoding NADH-quinone oxidoreductase subunit 5 family protein, whose product MLTPEDSLPILLGLAVLFPLVSFVVIFLFGKRLDQLGSYIATGAIAAAAMCSLTAGAIWVTSHAPPSAHHAAHEESQAVVSPGAAQLVAMHDGDHGHAHPHDDDGVDPHFIPPVYTGHWYSLGRFYGAEVAINYYIDALTIVMFCVVTFIATCIHFYAAGYMHEELHEVTDHEVTLSDGDHLKRPGRYPRFFQYLSLFCFSMLGLVISGNIAMTFVFWELVGACSYFLIGFYVERHSASTAANKAFIVNRVGDFGMLIGLMAIWASLATFNFGDVDRNENGTLEPNEYGLFSLLRPAGEDGLHGLVVPDGMVLQGAKGKVEELIATAQPGTTTDQLQSDILSQVPLWRDGKAEGDATRYGYWLLVVAGIGIFCGCIGKSAQFPLHVWLPDAMEGPTPVSALVHSATMVAAGVFLVARFYPVFAPEVLLMIAVIGCVTLLIGGSIAIVATDIKRVLAYSTVSQLGYMMLALGLGGWAAGVMHLVTHAFFKSLLFMCSGSVIHAVHTNEMTAMGGLRKKMPYTAYTMLIGCLAIAGVGVPSALGIPFGFSGYYSKDLMLEQAYLFRSANPLWGSVFFYAATGGAAVTAFYMFRMWYLTFAGEPRDEHRYDHAHESPKVMYVPLIVLSVMAVAVAWPIFGNYGLANLIEQARPVGLWSDMASLDGGYVWLHESKSHAEEIRTPVGLMAFGAAMTGIFLATLMYLWKSLDPVDARKAFAPIYKFLVHKWWFDEAYELLFVRPAKGIAACAAWFDTQCIDRFLNGLAWSVRQLARVGEYWVDRQAVDGAVNWLAAKTYATGSSLRGLQTGSLRQYVMFIVVGTLALFVLMSFWSYGFAR is encoded by the coding sequence ATGCTGACTCCTGAAGACAGTCTGCCGATTCTGCTCGGACTAGCGGTCTTGTTTCCGCTAGTTTCGTTCGTCGTGATTTTCTTGTTCGGCAAGCGGCTCGATCAACTCGGCTCGTACATCGCGACCGGCGCGATCGCGGCGGCGGCGATGTGTTCGCTGACGGCAGGCGCTATCTGGGTGACCAGTCACGCTCCGCCATCGGCGCATCATGCCGCTCATGAAGAGTCTCAAGCCGTCGTTTCCCCAGGGGCGGCGCAGCTTGTAGCGATGCACGACGGCGACCACGGACATGCTCACCCGCATGACGACGACGGGGTCGATCCGCACTTCATTCCGCCGGTCTACACGGGGCATTGGTATTCGCTGGGGCGCTTCTACGGTGCTGAAGTCGCGATCAATTATTACATCGACGCTCTGACGATCGTGATGTTTTGCGTCGTGACCTTCATCGCGACTTGCATTCATTTCTACGCGGCCGGCTACATGCACGAAGAACTGCATGAGGTGACCGATCACGAGGTAACGCTTTCCGATGGCGATCATTTGAAACGCCCGGGCCGCTATCCCCGGTTCTTCCAGTATCTGTCCCTCTTTTGCTTCAGCATGTTGGGGCTGGTCATCTCGGGCAATATCGCGATGACCTTCGTCTTCTGGGAGTTGGTCGGGGCCTGCAGCTATTTTCTGATTGGCTTTTACGTCGAACGACACTCTGCATCGACCGCGGCAAACAAAGCGTTCATCGTCAATCGCGTCGGCGACTTCGGCATGCTGATCGGCCTGATGGCGATCTGGGCGAGCCTAGCGACTTTCAACTTTGGCGACGTCGATCGAAACGAAAACGGCACGCTCGAGCCGAACGAATATGGTTTGTTCTCGCTATTGCGGCCTGCCGGGGAAGATGGTCTGCACGGGTTAGTGGTGCCGGACGGAATGGTGCTGCAGGGGGCGAAGGGGAAAGTCGAAGAGTTGATCGCGACGGCCCAGCCGGGGACGACAACCGACCAACTGCAGAGCGATATCCTTTCGCAAGTCCCATTGTGGCGGGACGGCAAAGCGGAAGGGGATGCGACGCGTTACGGCTATTGGTTGTTGGTGGTCGCCGGAATTGGCATTTTTTGCGGATGTATTGGAAAGAGCGCCCAGTTCCCGCTGCATGTCTGGTTGCCCGATGCGATGGAAGGCCCGACTCCTGTCTCGGCGCTGGTCCACTCGGCGACGATGGTTGCGGCCGGCGTCTTTTTGGTCGCCCGGTTTTATCCGGTCTTCGCGCCCGAGGTGTTGCTGATGATCGCGGTGATTGGCTGTGTGACGCTGCTCATTGGCGGCTCGATTGCGATCGTTGCGACCGACATCAAGCGGGTGCTGGCCTATTCGACCGTCAGCCAACTCGGCTACATGATGCTCGCGCTGGGCCTGGGTGGTTGGGCAGCTGGGGTGATGCACCTGGTGACGCATGCGTTCTTTAAGAGCTTGCTCTTTATGTGCTCCGGCTCAGTCATTCACGCCGTCCATACCAACGAGATGACGGCGATGGGCGGCCTGCGAAAGAAAATGCCGTACACCGCCTACACGATGCTGATCGGTTGTCTGGCGATCGCTGGCGTCGGCGTGCCGTCGGCGCTGGGGATTCCGTTCGGCTTCTCCGGCTACTACTCCAAAGACCTGATGCTGGAGCAGGCGTACTTGTTCCGCTCGGCCAATCCGCTGTGGGGTTCGGTCTTCTTTTATGCGGCGACCGGCGGCGCGGCGGTGACCGCGTTTTACATGTTCCGGATGTGGTACCTGACCTTTGCCGGAGAGCCGCGTGACGAACATCGCTACGACCATGCCCACGAATCGCCCAAGGTGATGTATGTGCCGCTGATCGTATTATCGGTCATGGCGGTCGCGGTCGCGTGGCCCATCTTCGGCAACTATGGACTAGCGAACCTGATCGAACAAGCACGCCCGGTCGGGCTTTGGTCGGATATGGCGAGTCTGGACGGCGGTTACGTCTGGCTGCATGAGTCGAAGAGTCACGCTGAGGAGATCCGCACGCCGGTCGGCCTGATGGCGTTTGGCGCCGCGATGACGGGCATCTTTTTGGCGACGCTGATGTATTTGTGGAAGTCGCTTGATCCGGTCGACGCCCGCAAGGCGTTCGCCCCGATTTACAAGTTTTTGGTACACAAGTGGTGGTTTGACGAAGCGTACGAGCTGCTGTTTGTGCGACCGGCGAAAGGAATCGCGGCTTGCGCCGCCTGGTTTGATACGCAGTGCATTGACCGTTTCCTGAATGGTCTCGCTTGGTCGGTGCGGCAACTGGCCCGCGTCGGCGAGTATTGGGTCGATCGCCAAGCGGTCGATGGCGCCGTCAATTGGCTCGCGGCCAAGACGTACGCCACCGGTAGTTCGCTCCGCGGCCTGCAGACTGGCAGCTTGCGGCAGTACGTGATGTTTATCGTGGTCGGCACGCTGGCGTTGTTTGTGCTGATGAGTTTTTGGTCATACGGTTTCGCTCGCTAA
- a CDS encoding complex I subunit 4 family protein, whose protein sequence is MDLVTFSMSALIFFPLAAAALIAFIPGDRKNVIRYATLLATMVLLGGVLLGMTFGGNETIAFDIQQAGMQNVVSLPWIPTFNIDYFLGFDGISFPLVVLTALISALAMGASWTIDKHVKGYCVLYLVLLGGMMGVFISLDFFLFYIFWEVMLLPMYFLIGVWGGPRKEYAAIKFFLYTLFGSVLMLVAILMIFFNSDLRQLTPQQLVDSRVRLAGVEQIGSPVEHLAAATKYQELIAAQETPVHTFNILALQQMGQHTELFDREAFFGQSLQWWAFVLLFIGFAIKLPSAPFHTWLPDAHVEAPTPISMILAGVLLKMGGYGIIRICYPICPDAGYDLAWVVCSIGVLSMIYGAFAALAQSDFKRMVAYSSVSHMGYVVLGLGVWSATVVGDPVSWNMGVKGALFQMIGHGISSAGMFFMVGVIYDRVHHRDLNQFGGLFGKMPVYTSMAIILFFAGLGLPGLCGFIGEAFVVLSVWKFSALLAVAGAFVVILTAGYILWAVQRVYLGPEYKGKHEEALTEINLREMAIAVPLCVLAILFGVLPNTVFRYMDATVDAQVQDLATWTKETKIPRLQQERAEQEKTAAAVAPRLDQQAADVVAAKGEI, encoded by the coding sequence ATGGATCTCGTCACTTTCTCGATGTCGGCGCTGATATTCTTTCCGTTGGCCGCCGCTGCGCTGATTGCGTTTATTCCCGGCGATCGGAAGAACGTGATCCGTTACGCGACCCTCTTGGCGACGATGGTGCTGTTGGGCGGCGTGCTGTTGGGGATGACGTTCGGCGGTAACGAGACGATCGCGTTCGACATCCAGCAAGCCGGCATGCAGAACGTCGTCAGCCTCCCCTGGATTCCGACGTTCAACATTGACTACTTCCTCGGCTTCGACGGCATCAGCTTTCCGCTGGTGGTGCTGACCGCGCTGATCAGCGCGCTTGCCATGGGCGCCAGTTGGACGATCGACAAACATGTTAAAGGCTACTGCGTCCTCTACCTGGTGCTGCTGGGCGGAATGATGGGCGTCTTTATCTCGCTCGACTTCTTCCTGTTCTATATCTTCTGGGAAGTGATGCTGCTGCCGATGTACTTCTTGATTGGCGTCTGGGGCGGCCCACGCAAAGAATACGCGGCGATCAAGTTCTTTCTCTACACGCTCTTCGGCAGCGTGCTGATGCTGGTCGCCATTTTGATGATCTTCTTCAATAGCGATCTCCGGCAACTCACGCCGCAGCAATTGGTCGACAGCCGCGTTCGCTTGGCCGGAGTCGAGCAGATCGGCTCGCCGGTAGAGCATTTGGCCGCCGCGACCAAGTATCAGGAACTGATCGCCGCCCAAGAAACGCCCGTCCATACGTTCAACATCCTCGCCCTTCAGCAAATGGGGCAGCATACCGAACTGTTCGATCGAGAGGCCTTCTTTGGTCAGTCGCTGCAGTGGTGGGCGTTCGTGCTGCTGTTTATCGGCTTTGCGATCAAATTGCCGTCGGCGCCATTCCATACCTGGTTGCCGGATGCGCATGTCGAAGCCCCGACGCCGATCTCCATGATTCTGGCCGGCGTGCTGCTGAAGATGGGGGGCTACGGGATCATTCGGATTTGCTATCCGATCTGTCCTGACGCCGGCTATGACCTGGCTTGGGTTGTTTGCTCAATCGGCGTGCTGAGCATGATCTACGGCGCCTTTGCGGCGCTCGCGCAGTCCGACTTCAAGCGGATGGTCGCTTACAGTTCGGTCAGTCACATGGGCTATGTGGTGCTGGGGCTGGGCGTGTGGAGCGCGACGGTCGTTGGCGATCCGGTCTCGTGGAACATGGGCGTCAAAGGCGCCTTGTTCCAGATGATTGGGCATGGCATCAGCTCGGCCGGCATGTTCTTTATGGTGGGCGTCATTTATGACCGCGTCCATCATCGCGACCTCAACCAATTCGGCGGGCTCTTCGGCAAGATGCCGGTTTACACGTCGATGGCGATCATCCTCTTCTTCGCCGGGCTCGGGTTGCCGGGGCTGTGCGGTTTTATCGGCGAGGCGTTCGTCGTCCTTTCGGTTTGGAAGTTCAGCGCGTTGCTCGCCGTCGCCGGCGCCTTTGTTGTGATCTTGACCGCCGGCTATATCCTGTGGGCTGTGCAGCGGGTCTACCTGGGACCAGAGTACAAGGGGAAGCACGAAGAAGCGCTCACCGAGATCAATCTTCGCGAGATGGCGATTGCTGTGCCGCTCTGTGTGCTTGCCATCTTGTTTGGCGTGCTGCCAAACACCGTGTTCCGCTACATGGACGCCACGGTCGACGCCCAAGTGCAAGACCTCGCCACGTGGACCAAAGAGACGAAGATCCCGCGGCTGCAACAAGAGCGAGCCGAACAAGAGAAGACCGCTGCGGCTGTAGCGCCCAGATTGGACCAACAAGCGGCCGACGTCGTCGCTGCCAAGGGCGAGATTTAA
- a CDS encoding NADH-quinone oxidoreductase subunit N, which translates to MFYQLIEQLRIDTLQQSLPLIGAELTLTFAILLILLCRMLPVLEKIDAVWLAIVGVVAALIALRPFQPWAVNAEGATTPVAMGDLQPTELFTGMLTHDGFAIAIKTLLLFFLLLFFVLTKVTRLAAKYDSTDFVVLALGSTLGMFMMVASNHMIMVFMGVEMASVPSYVMVALQRRNRKASEAALKYAVYGAGAAGVMLYGISLLCGVLNSAHLPTMATRLSEVLAADSGSSEILVLALGGLMLGVGLSFKLSAFPFHFWCPDVFEGATSEVNAFLSVASKAAALALLVRVAIGFTTLPAQPEQVARQDKPAVEQVVTDPSEVQLVNFVDAKQADDAKPTETLAPARKFVCLLVAVIAVATCTFGNLAAYAQTNIKRLLAYSTIAHAGYMMMAVPAAIAVAEVSQDSARQAIAYLALYAVIYLFMNLGAFAAVAFVREAVGSDEIKDYAGMLRRSPTLAICLTLILVSLIGLPPLAGFIGKFAIFAAIAQAWNQTSYPFLMLLLVAGGLNTAISLFYYLRIAKVMTIDGESDETAPMQKPIGMIQNGYLALVTAPLVLLMFNWDFLNAWLLEAVSHILT; encoded by the coding sequence ATGTTTTATCAACTGATCGAGCAACTCCGAATCGACACGCTCCAGCAGAGCTTGCCTCTGATTGGCGCCGAGTTGACGTTGACGTTCGCGATCTTGCTGATTTTGCTCTGCCGCATGTTGCCGGTCTTGGAAAAGATCGACGCGGTCTGGCTGGCGATCGTCGGCGTGGTCGCGGCGTTGATCGCGCTCCGTCCGTTTCAACCTTGGGCGGTAAATGCTGAGGGGGCGACAACTCCAGTCGCGATGGGGGATCTTCAGCCGACGGAACTTTTTACCGGCATGCTGACGCATGATGGGTTTGCGATCGCGATTAAAACGCTGTTGCTCTTCTTCTTGCTCCTCTTCTTTGTGCTGACGAAAGTCACTCGCCTGGCGGCGAAGTACGACAGCACCGACTTTGTCGTACTGGCGCTAGGTTCAACTCTCGGCATGTTCATGATGGTCGCCTCGAACCACATGATCATGGTCTTCATGGGGGTCGAAATGGCGAGCGTCCCGTCGTACGTCATGGTCGCGCTGCAGCGGCGCAACCGAAAAGCGTCGGAGGCGGCGCTCAAGTATGCCGTCTACGGCGCCGGAGCCGCAGGCGTCATGCTGTACGGGATCAGCCTGTTGTGCGGCGTGCTAAACTCGGCCCATCTGCCGACGATGGCGACGCGGCTCAGCGAAGTGCTCGCCGCCGATTCCGGCAGTTCCGAGATCTTGGTGCTGGCGCTCGGCGGTTTGATGCTAGGCGTTGGTTTGTCGTTCAAGTTATCGGCGTTCCCGTTCCACTTCTGGTGTCCCGACGTGTTTGAAGGGGCGACTTCGGAGGTGAATGCATTTCTGTCGGTCGCCTCGAAAGCGGCGGCCCTGGCGCTGCTGGTGCGGGTAGCGATTGGCTTCACCACTTTGCCTGCCCAGCCCGAGCAAGTCGCCAGGCAAGACAAGCCGGCAGTGGAGCAGGTTGTGACCGATCCGTCGGAAGTGCAACTGGTCAATTTTGTCGACGCCAAGCAAGCCGACGATGCCAAGCCAACGGAAACGCTGGCGCCGGCTCGCAAGTTTGTCTGCTTGCTAGTCGCGGTGATCGCGGTGGCGACCTGCACGTTTGGCAATCTGGCCGCGTACGCGCAGACGAACATCAAGCGGCTGCTCGCTTATTCGACGATTGCCCATGCCGGGTACATGATGATGGCGGTTCCGGCGGCGATCGCGGTTGCGGAAGTGAGTCAGGACTCCGCCCGCCAGGCGATCGCCTATCTGGCGCTCTATGCGGTGATCTATCTGTTCATGAACCTCGGCGCCTTTGCGGCGGTCGCGTTCGTCCGCGAGGCGGTCGGTAGCGACGAGATCAAAGACTACGCCGGGATGTTGCGGCGCAGCCCGACGCTGGCGATCTGCTTGACGTTGATCTTGGTCAGCTTGATCGGCTTGCCGCCGCTGGCGGGGTTCATCGGCAAATTCGCCATCTTTGCGGCGATCGCCCAGGCTTGGAACCAGACGTCGTATCCCTTTCTGATGCTGCTGCTGGTCGCTGGCGGTTTGAACACGGCGATCAGTTTGTTTTACTACCTGCGAATCGCCAAGGTGATGACGATCGATGGCGAGTCGGACGAGACCGCGCCGATGCAAAAGCCGATCGGCATGATCCAAAACGGCTACTTGGCGCTAGTGACCGCTCCGCTGGTGTTGCTCATGTTCAATTGGGACTTCCTCAACGCGTGGCTGCTCGAGGCCGTGTCGCACATTTTGACCTAA
- a CDS encoding TatD family hydrolase, with product MSLFDTHAHLFDEALLTQIDDVVARAKEAGVERMLVVGTTADDSQQAIELAERFPEICATVGIQPNNCAEVQPGDWERIVAMLDHPRVVALGETGLDRYWDYAPFDLQQDYFDRHLRLSQERDFPFIVHMRDCGDDIVTMLQEAAKRAPLRGVMHSFTGEPALLQQCLELDMYISFAGMVTFKKSGDLREVAAMVPKDRILIETDSPYLSPEPVRGKRPNEPAYVAHTAACVAAARGESLDEFVKLATENAYRLFHRVGKA from the coding sequence ATGAGTTTGTTCGATACGCATGCGCATCTGTTTGACGAAGCGCTGCTGACGCAGATAGACGATGTTGTCGCCCGGGCGAAAGAAGCCGGGGTCGAAAGAATGCTGGTCGTCGGCACGACTGCCGACGATAGTCAACAAGCGATCGAACTCGCTGAGCGTTTCCCGGAGATTTGCGCCACCGTCGGCATCCAGCCCAACAACTGCGCTGAAGTGCAGCCTGGCGATTGGGAGCGGATCGTCGCGATGCTGGATCATCCCCGGGTTGTCGCGTTGGGGGAGACGGGGCTCGATCGCTATTGGGACTACGCTCCGTTCGACTTGCAGCAAGATTATTTCGATCGGCATTTGCGGCTGTCGCAAGAGCGCGACTTTCCGTTCATCGTCCACATGCGGGATTGCGGCGACGACATTGTGACGATGTTGCAAGAGGCGGCCAAGCGAGCGCCGCTGCGAGGCGTCATGCACTCGTTTACCGGCGAACCGGCGCTGCTGCAGCAATGTCTAGAGCTGGACATGTACATCAGCTTCGCCGGGATGGTCACCTTCAAAAAGAGCGGCGACCTGCGGGAAGTGGCGGCGATGGTACCGAAAGATCGGATCTTGATCGAAACCGATTCGCCTTATCTCAGTCCAGAACCGGTCCGGGGTAAACGCCCCAACGAGCCGGCGTATGTCGCGCATACGGCCGCCTGCGTCGCCGCCGCGCGAGGCGAATCGCTCGACGAGTTTGTGAAACTGGCCACAGAAAACGCGTATCGGCTGTTCCATCGCGTCGGCAAGGCGTAG
- a CDS encoding thioredoxin family protein produces MVKTESTMLPLGTPAPDFSLVNVDGKTVSLGDFAGAPALVVIFMCNHCPFVKHLADDLATFGREYQAKGAAVVAISPNDVANYPADSPEKMVAEAEERGYAFPYLYDETQAVAKAYKAACTPDFYVFDKDQKLAYRGQFDASRPGGDIAVTGEDLRKAVDTVLAGEQPSDDQTPSLGCNIKWIPGAEPEYFKPQGINQ; encoded by the coding sequence ATGGTCAAAACCGAGAGCACCATGTTGCCGCTTGGCACGCCAGCCCCCGATTTTTCGCTCGTCAACGTCGACGGAAAGACCGTCTCGCTTGGCGATTTTGCCGGCGCTCCTGCGCTGGTTGTCATTTTCATGTGCAACCATTGCCCCTTCGTCAAGCACCTGGCCGATGACCTGGCCACGTTTGGTCGCGAGTACCAGGCCAAAGGCGCCGCTGTCGTCGCGATCAGCCCGAACGATGTCGCCAACTATCCGGCCGACTCGCCAGAGAAGATGGTCGCCGAAGCGGAAGAGCGTGGTTACGCGTTCCCCTATCTCTATGATGAAACGCAAGCCGTCGCCAAGGCGTACAAAGCGGCCTGCACGCCCGACTTCTACGTTTTCGACAAAGATCAGAAGCTCGCCTATCGTGGGCAGTTTGACGCCAGTCGTCCTGGCGGCGACATCGCCGTGACCGGCGAAGATCTCCGCAAAGCGGTCGATACCGTGTTGGCCGGCGAACAGCCAAGCGACGATCAAACGCCCAGCCTCGGCTGCAACATCAAATGGATTCCTGGCGCCGAGCCCGAGTATTTCAAGCCGCAGGGCATCAACCAGTAA
- a CDS encoding carboxylate-amine ligase → MSKLVFTSNEAFTVGIELELGIVDNQTMALANSVQRLIEVAPPEVASRIKPELMQCCLEINTEICLTIDQAEGDLRRNLAAVQALTDQHGLRLWWGSTHPFSHWSEQQVTQTERYLNLVELLQEMARRLVTNGLHVHVGVESGDKAVMICDRIMQYLPVLLALSTSSPFWENHDTGLASHRSKIMEGLPTAGLPPLMRNWSEYVWLVNHMVDTGFINTIREIWWDVRPHHNFGTVEVRVCDMPGNLDDAMTISAVIQCLVKHLSDEIDHGAYQHDCHPMMVRQNKWRACRFGSNAQLVNSYTYEVESVSQIVARLIERLMPSAIELGCEDYLRRAQEIADRPTWADRQRLIFQETGDPTEIVRRMTEQSRVETSAAAE, encoded by the coding sequence ATGAGCAAGCTAGTTTTCACGTCCAACGAGGCGTTTACCGTCGGCATCGAATTGGAACTGGGCATCGTCGACAACCAGACGATGGCTTTGGCGAACTCGGTCCAACGGTTGATCGAAGTCGCCCCGCCGGAAGTTGCCTCGCGGATCAAACCGGAGCTGATGCAGTGCTGCTTGGAAATCAACACCGAGATCTGCCTGACCATCGATCAGGCCGAAGGGGATCTCCGCCGCAACCTGGCCGCGGTTCAGGCGCTGACTGACCAACACGGTCTCCGACTCTGGTGGGGATCGACGCATCCGTTCTCGCACTGGTCCGAACAACAGGTAACGCAGACCGAGCGCTACCTGAACCTGGTCGAATTGCTACAAGAGATGGCCCGCCGCCTGGTTACCAATGGGCTGCATGTGCATGTTGGCGTCGAATCGGGCGATAAGGCGGTGATGATCTGCGATCGCATCATGCAGTACTTGCCGGTGCTGCTCGCCCTGTCGACCAGCAGTCCCTTTTGGGAAAACCACGATACCGGCCTCGCTTCGCATCGCAGCAAGATCATGGAAGGTTTGCCGACCGCGGGCCTGCCTCCTTTGATGCGCAACTGGAGCGAGTACGTCTGGCTGGTCAACCACATGGTCGACACTGGATTCATCAATACGATTCGCGAAATCTGGTGGGACGTTCGCCCGCATCATAACTTCGGCACGGTTGAAGTCCGCGTCTGCGACATGCCGGGCAACCTGGACGACGCGATGACGATCTCGGCGGTGATCCAGTGCCTGGTCAAACATCTCTCGGACGAGATTGACCATGGCGCCTACCAACACGATTGCCACCCCATGATGGTCCGCCAAAACAAATGGCGGGCCTGCCGCTTCGGCTCGAACGCACAACTGGTCAACTCGTACACTTACGAAGTGGAGTCGGTCAGCCAAATCGTGGCGCGGCTCATCGAGCGGCTTATGCCGTCGGCGATAGAACTAGGCTGCGAAGATTACTTGCGACGTGCGCAAGAAATTGCCGACCGACCCACGTGGGCCGATCGGCAACGATTGATTTTTCAGGAAACCGGCGATCCGACCGAAATCGTGCGGCGAATGACCGAACAATCCCGCGTCGAAACGTCAGCAGCCGCTGAATAG